In one Lolium rigidum isolate FL_2022 chromosome 3, APGP_CSIRO_Lrig_0.1, whole genome shotgun sequence genomic region, the following are encoded:
- the LOC124698686 gene encoding sugar transport protein MST2-like encodes MPSRAMAASAAGDAKEYPGKLTLYVFLTCAVAATGGLIVGYDIGISGGVTSMDTFLEKFFPSVYHKEQMAHGSSSSQYCKFDSQLLTAFTSSLYLAALVASFFVASVARSFGRKWCMFAGGVSFLAGAALNAAAQNVAMLIVGHILLGVGVGFAGLSIPIYLSEMAPPRLRGTLNIGLQLMITVGIFSANLVNYGAAKIRGGWGWRVSLGLAAVPAGIITVGSLFLPDTPSSLISRGYHEQARRVLRRIRGTSDVADEYGDLAAATELSGTVKRPWRDILERRYRPQLTMAVLIPFFQQLTGINVIMFYAPVLFKTIGLGGDAALMTAVITGLVNIVATFVSIATVDRLGRRKLFFQGGAQMFVCQVIIGTLIGVMFHRNGGGGVPTTFAASILVFICVYVAGFAWSWGPLGILVPSEIFPLEIRPAGQGINVAVNMLCTFAVAQAFLPMLCHMRSGLFYLFGGWVLLMTAFVVLFLPETKNVPIEKMAVVWTTHWFWGSFVADQDSHVQVGHGEVDVATGKLNQTIV; translated from the exons ATGCCTTCACGCGCCATGGCAGCTTCGGCCGCCGGAGACGCTAAGGAGTACCCCGGGAAACTGACGCTCTACGTCTTCCTCACCTGCGCCGTTGCTGCCACCGGCGGCCTCATCGTCGGCTATGACATCGGCATCTCCG GTGGTGTGACATCCATGGACACGTTCTTGGAGAAATTCTTCCCTTCGGTGTACCACAAGGAGCAGATGGCGcatggcagcagcagcagccagtaCTGCAAGTTCGACAGCCAGCTGCTGACCGCGTTCACTTCGTCGCTGTAcctcgccgccctcgtcgcctcTTTCTTCGTCGCTTCCGTTGCGCGCTCCTTCGGCAGGAAATGGTGCATGTTCGCCGGTGGGGTGTCGTTCCTCGCCGGCGCGGCCCTCAATGCCGCCGCGCAGAACGTCGCCATGCTCATCGTTGGTCACATTCTCCTAGGAGTCGGCGTCGGCTTCGCTGGATTG TCCATTCCAATTTATCTGTCGGAGATGGCACCTCCTCGCCTCCGGGGCACGCTCAACATCGGTCTCCAGCTAATGATCACCgtcggcatcttctctgccaatcTGGTCAACTACGGCGCCGCCAAGATCAGAGGTGGCTGGGGCTGGCGTGTGAGCCTCGGGCTCGCTGCGGTCCCGGCCGGCATCATCACCGTCGGCTCCCTGTTCCTTCCCGACACGCCCAGTTCTCTCATCAGCCGTGGTTACCACGAGCAGGCGCGAAGAGTCCTCCGCCGCATCCGCGGCACGAGCGACGTCGCCGACGAGTACGGCGACCTCGCAGCGGCCACGGAGTTGTCTGGCACCGTCAAACGGCCGTGGCGCGACATCTTGGAGCGCAGGTACCGCCCGCAGCTCACCATGGCTGTCCTCATCCCCTTCTTCCAGCAGCTGACCGGCATCAACGTCATCATGTTCTACGCGCCCGTGCTGTTCAAGACCATCGGGCTAGGAGGGGACGCGGCGCTCATGACCGCCGTCATCACGGGGCTGGTCAACATCGTCGCGACGTTCGTGTCCATCGCCACGGTGGACAGGCTCGGCCGGCGCAAGCTCTTCTTCCAGGGCGGAGCCCAGATGTTTGTATGTCAG GTCATCATCGGGACGCTGATTGGCGTGATGTTCCAtaggaacggcggcggcggcgttccgaCGACATTTGCCGCATCCATACTTGTGTTCATCTGCGTCTACGTCGCCGGCTTCGCCTGGTCGTGGGGGCCGCTCGGCATACTCGTGCCCAGCGAGATCTTCCCTCTGGAGATCCGGCCGGCGGGGCAGGGCATCAACGTGGCGGTGAACATGCTCTGCACCTTCGCCGTCGCGCAGGCCTTCCTCCCGATGCTCTGCCACATGAGGTCCGGCCTTTTCTACCTCTTCGGTGGATGGGTGCTCCTGATGACGGCGTTTGTCGTGCTTTTCCTACCGGAGACCAAGAACGTGCCAATTGAGAAAATGGCCGTGGTGTGGACGACGCACTGGTTCTGGGGCAGCTTCGTCGCTGACCAGGATAGCCATGTCCAAGTTGGACACGGCGAAGTAGACGTTGCCACTGGGAAGCTCAACCAAACAATTGTCTGA
- the LOC124702727 gene encoding 30S ribosomal protein S5-like, whose amino-acid sequence MATTATAMAMATTSPAAPVVPALFSSLPQRIRLCPKPLLSTTSRRLVLPVPKSSSWDGSASEQEDAEGDAEDSAEAESGDEVEGDEDDEKPQPEAVSSSGFQFAAPPEGYIEPAPFDELPPESPEDVAAAYEAMYGPAFSGESLMGNNVFEVQVVDPVDMDRDQRPNDDFSERVVQVSRVTKVVKGGRQLSYRALVIVGDMKGHVGVGVGKAKEVSEAITKAAMNGRRNLVTVPLTKYCTFPHRAEANYGAATVLLRPACPGSGVTAGGAVRVVLEMAGVENALGKQLRSKNLLNNARATVKATQMMRQFSDVAAERGLPMEELWK is encoded by the exons atggccaccacagccacagccatggccatggccacaACCTCCCCCGCGGCCCCCGTTGTCCCCGCGCTCTTCTCCTCCCTTCCACAGCGCATCCGCCTCTGCCCCAAACCCCTCCTCTCCACCACCTCCCGCCGCCTTGTGCTTCCTGTCCCCAAGTCCTCATCTTGGGACGGCTCCGCCTCCGAGCAAGAAGACGCAGAAGGGGACGCGGAGGATTCCGCGGAAGCCGAATCCGGGGATGAGGTGGAgggggacgaggacgacgagaagCCGCAGCCGGAGGCGGTGTCCTCCTCGGGGTTCCAGTTCGCGGCACCACCAGAGGGCTACATTGAGCCGGCTCCGTTCGACGAGCTTCCCCCCGAATCACCGGAGGACGTGGCGGCGGCCTACGAGGCTATGTACGGGCCGGCATTCAGTGGCGAGTCGTTGATGGGGAACAATGTGTTCGAGGTGCAGGTCGTGGACCCGGTCGACATGGACCGGGACCAGCGCCCCAACGACGACTTCAGCGAGCGCGTCGTGCAGGTCAGCAGAGTCACCAAGGTCGTCAAGGGTGGGAGGCAGCTATCCTACCGCGCCCTCGTCATTGTCGGGGACATGAAGGGCCACGTTGGTGTCGGCGTCGGCAAGGCCAAGGAAGTCTCAGAGGCCATCACAAAGGCTGCTATGAATGGCCGCCGCAATCTCGTCACGGTGCCACTAACCAAGTACTGCACATTCCCGCACAG AGCTGAGGCGAACTATGGAGCAGCGACAGTGCTGCTGCGGCCTGCTTGCCCTGGATCTGGTGTCACTGCAGGTGGAGCAGTGAGGGTTGTGCTGGAGATGGCTGGAGTTGAAAATGCTCTCGGGAAGCAGTTGCGAAGCAAGAACCTCCTCAACAATGCAAGAGCTACGGTGAAGGCGACCCAGATGATGAGACAGTTCTCAGATGTTGCTGCAGAGCGCGGTCTGCCAATGGAGGAGCTGTGGAAATGA